A window of Phycodurus eques isolate BA_2022a chromosome 5, UOR_Pequ_1.1, whole genome shotgun sequence contains these coding sequences:
- the gins3 gene encoding DNA replication complex GINS protein PSF3, which translates to MESQSYLPVEPGIGMEENFFSLDDILLSHERLPIRTEVTFPRLGFLEKSSDSPDIPMGTKMEFPLWLSKGLYEQNKRMLSVELPKVYREGWRTVFNADPNVVDLHKLGPYYYGLGSQILRFDSPENPEIAQTLLQTFIGRFRRTMDSSQNAYNEDTSALVERLDSLEKALFMSGQFGLNSFQGWEKGQASRLSASSLVLNYRKRKITDVQS; encoded by the exons ATGGAGTCACAGTCGTATCTGCCCGTAGAACCCGGTATCGGCATGGAAGAAAATTTCTTTTCCTTGGACGATATTTTGCTTTCACATGAGCGACTTCCTATCCGCACAGAAGTGACTTTTCCTCGACTCGGATTCCTGGAGAAGTCGAGCGACTCGCCGGATATTCCGATG GGGACAAAAATGGAGTTTCCTTTGTGGCTATCCAAGGGTTTGTATGAGCAGAACAAAAGGATGCTGTCAGTCGAGCTACCCAAGGTTTACAGAGAAGGCTGGAGAACTGTGTTCAATGCAGACCCCAATGTGGTGGATCTACATAAATTGGGCCCCTACTACTATGGCCTCGGATCACAGATTCTGCGCTTTGACAGTCCAGAGAACCCAGAAATAGCACAGACTTTGCTGCAG ACATTCATTGGGCGTTTCAGACGGACCATGGACTCTTCCCAGAATGCCTACAACGAGGACACCTCAGCGTTGGTGGAGCGTCTGGACTCTCTTGAGAAGGCGCTATTCATGTCAGGGCAATTTGGCCTCAACAGCTTCCAGGGCTGGGAGAAAGGACAGGCCTCCCGGCTCTCTGCCTCAAGCCTGGTGCTTAACTACCGCAAGAGGAAGATAACAGACGTGCAGTCGTGA